Proteins co-encoded in one Methanobacterium bryantii genomic window:
- a CDS encoding metal-dependent hydrolase, producing the protein MKFYTHIAGGILLFTLLVWIFNLPFSIAGLLFTGWISVLPDLVDRVIGEHRGWGHSVIWLIPIVFSFFLNSTLGIAFLSGYMMHILFDIVTKKGVPFLYPFSATRLVMPKKEKSRIITGSKQEIALFIVAILLFAPVAYGVVCGYDLGSALGAAAGGTLNKTNKTNGTLSNLIRYATGNLRSNSSYPQSSYGSKYNSGYKSGNSKKNSSSTSQNSSTNSNSDQGLLDWLINNHPTEDTSSDTNQTNDNTNSNIITDVLFNDMGAGSPYDNLQEGQYIESPFNASSDNSSIDFLDDFGFGNAGDEGYFDSDDWSSYIVETFLLNHGGI; encoded by the coding sequence ATGAAGTTTTATACACATATTGCAGGAGGAATTCTACTTTTTACTCTTTTGGTTTGGATTTTTAATTTACCTTTCTCAATAGCAGGACTACTTTTCACTGGTTGGATATCTGTCTTACCTGACCTTGTGGATCGTGTAATTGGTGAGCATAGAGGTTGGGGCCATTCTGTTATCTGGCTTATTCCAATAGTTTTTTCATTTTTTCTTAATTCTACGCTTGGGATAGCATTTTTATCTGGTTACATGATGCACATACTCTTTGACATAGTAACCAAAAAAGGAGTTCCTTTTTTATACCCCTTCTCTGCCACTCGATTAGTTATGCCAAAAAAAGAGAAATCAAGGATTATAACCGGTTCAAAACAAGAAATTGCATTATTCATAGTGGCCATACTGCTTTTTGCCCCTGTAGCCTATGGAGTTGTTTGTGGATATGATTTAGGCTCTGCTTTAGGTGCAGCTGCTGGAGGCACTTTAAACAAAACTAACAAAACAAACGGTACTTTAAGTAATTTAATTAGATATGCAACAGGTAACTTAAGATCCAATAGTTCTTACCCTCAATCCAGTTATGGTTCTAAATATAATTCTGGTTATAAATCGGGTAATTCCAAAAAGAACAGTTCTTCTACATCTCAAAATAGTTCTACTAATTCAAATTCTGATCAAGGTTTGTTAGACTGGCTCATCAATAACCATCCCACAGAAGACACAAGTAGCGATACTAATCAAACTAATGACAATACTAACTCCAATATCATTACTGATGTACTTTTTAATGATATGGGTGCAGGTTCGCCTTATGATAACTTACAAGAAGGCCAATATATAGAATCGCCCTTCAACGCATCAAGTGATAACAGCAGTATTGACTTTTTAGATGATTTTGGCTTCGGGAATGCTGGAGATGAGGGATATTTTGATAGTGATGACTGGTCCAGTTACATAGTAGAAACTTTTCTATTGAATCATGGAGGCATATAA
- a CDS encoding restriction endonuclease subunit S, with protein MNVPKLRFPEFNGEWKVYKVDNLFTHVRNGFVGTATPYYVKEGIPYLQSNNIRRNRIDKRKLVYVTNEFHEKNKKSILKKEDILMVQSGHAGECAVVPEEFEGANCHALIVMSPTNQINSHFCAYYINSSIGKRQIHKLITGNTIQHILASELKKFKIIIPTITEQEKIASFLLKIDEKIEKLDKKEQLWQIYRKVMIQQLFSRKLRFKDETGNDYPNWEEKVLKDTAIFTRGPFGGSLKKSMFVNSGYKVYEQKNAIQNSLNVGNYYISEEKYKEMIRFSVSKGDLLVSCSGTIGKILIIPEKYPEGIINQALLKIRVNSDINNLFLKELLQNSEITRHIFGGRGAAIKNVVSVKELKEIKISLPSLEEQTKIANFLLAIDKKIKQINKKLEFNKEFKKGLLRQMFPFDKKSEDIKTKDFSKLLDKHGEQSDVI; from the coding sequence ATGAACGTGCCCAAATTGAGGTTTCCAGAATTTAATGGAGAATGGAAAGTTTATAAAGTAGATAATTTATTTACCCATGTAAGAAATGGCTTTGTTGGAACAGCAACCCCATATTATGTTAAAGAAGGTATACCTTATTTACAAAGTAACAATATTAGAAGAAATAGAATTGATAAAAGAAAATTAGTTTATGTAACTAATGAGTTTCATGAAAAAAATAAGAAATCCATTTTAAAAAAAGAGGATATTTTAATGGTTCAATCGGGTCATGCTGGTGAATGTGCTGTTGTTCCCGAAGAGTTTGAAGGTGCAAATTGTCATGCATTAATAGTTATGTCACCAACTAATCAGATCAATTCTCATTTTTGTGCATATTATATTAATTCAAGTATAGGAAAACGCCAAATCCATAAATTAATCACAGGTAATACTATTCAACATATATTAGCATCTGAATTAAAAAAATTCAAAATAATAATCCCCACAATAACAGAACAAGAAAAAATAGCTTCATTTCTGTTAAAAATAGATGAAAAAATTGAAAAATTAGATAAAAAAGAGCAACTATGGCAAATTTATAGAAAAGTGATGATACAACAACTTTTTAGTCGTAAATTAAGGTTTAAAGACGAAACGGGAAATGACTATCCAAATTGGGAAGAAAAAGTGCTAAAAGATACAGCTATTTTCACAAGAGGGCCTTTTGGAGGATCGCTAAAGAAATCCATGTTTGTTAATTCAGGTTATAAAGTATACGAACAAAAAAATGCAATTCAAAATTCTTTAAATGTAGGTAATTATTACATTTCTGAAGAAAAATATAAAGAAATGATTAGATTCAGTGTTAGTAAAGGAGATTTATTAGTAAGTTGTTCAGGAACTATAGGTAAAATCTTAATTATCCCTGAAAAATATCCAGAAGGCATAATTAATCAAGCACTATTAAAAATAAGAGTGAATTCGGATATAAATAACTTATTTTTAAAAGAATTGTTGCAAAATAGTGAAATAACTAGACATATCTTTGGTGGAAGAGGAGCAGCAATAAAAAATGTTGTTAGTGTCAAAGAGTTGAAAGAAATAAAGATTTCATTACCTTCATTAGAAGAACAAACAAAAATAGCAAATTTTCTCTTAGCAATCGATAAAAAGATAAAACAAATAAACAAAAAACTTGAATTCAACAAGGAATTCAAAAAAGGACTATTACGACAAATGTTCCCATTTGATAAAAAATCAGAAGATATAAAAACTAAAGATTTCTCTAAACTACTGGATAAACATGGTGAACAATCTGATGTCATTTAA
- a CDS encoding CARDB domain-containing protein yields the protein MSNYKIAISFLISTLLLTSFFTIPCSNASYIPDLTITRVSHYDVWSSGLDKNGFPYQYHKLVPGYTVTVYNWGTGASQNTTLNFYIKTFDNKTLAKYIKVPAMNPGQTKRISFSMNAGTDGSFKEGYAIINPLNTFKEVSYKNNIRKFGLQELMLKNSTKNVTEIYQVSESPITWNGTTNNYTSPLSGKTGITSLDCKINFGEHDIEILNITVPIPGYLHNNVTMTASGDQFKSSSPTSWNDTSCTYKVDSYFGTLNYIEIKVVGDNLESKNVFKEPIQVIQEKWEPYKEKWIYSNIAAGKTRNIQEIYTGTTLKNASYYGTSFNYKVHHDNVVSIIVKGDNRGLYTAGWFITPLGSVSKVTSLFGDNKLPATVVSNGCYGINHRMRDVSYIGFEINGTNLQGFNNFKSLGFNSWTWQSNS from the coding sequence ATGTCAAATTATAAAATTGCCATAAGTTTTTTAATAAGTACATTACTATTAACTTCCTTTTTTACTATTCCATGTTCTAATGCTTCTTATATACCTGATCTAACCATTACGAGGGTTTCACATTACGATGTTTGGTCATCAGGTTTAGACAAAAATGGTTTCCCCTATCAGTACCACAAATTAGTTCCAGGATATACAGTAACAGTCTATAACTGGGGGACAGGTGCTTCCCAAAACACTACCTTGAATTTTTACATTAAGACATTTGACAACAAGACACTTGCTAAATATATTAAAGTGCCTGCTATGAACCCCGGTCAAACTAAAAGAATTAGTTTTTCTATGAATGCTGGAACTGATGGAAGTTTTAAAGAAGGTTATGCAATTATAAATCCTTTAAATACATTTAAAGAGGTTTCATATAAAAATAATATTCGTAAATTTGGATTACAAGAATTAATGCTAAAAAATTCCACCAAAAACGTCACCGAAATATATCAAGTCTCAGAATCACCTATTACATGGAATGGTACAACTAACAATTATACTAGCCCCTTATCTGGCAAAACAGGGATTACTAGTCTTGATTGTAAAATTAATTTTGGAGAACATGATATTGAAATTCTTAATATAACCGTTCCTATTCCTGGTTACCTTCATAATAATGTTACTATGACCGCTTCAGGAGATCAATTTAAATCTAGCAGCCCTACATCATGGAACGACACTTCATGTACTTATAAAGTTGATTCATATTTTGGAACCCTTAATTACATAGAAATAAAGGTTGTTGGGGATAATTTAGAGTCTAAAAATGTTTTTAAAGAACCAATCCAAGTCATCCAAGAAAAATGGGAACCATATAAAGAAAAATGGATTTATTCGAATATAGCAGCTGGCAAAACTAGAAATATTCAAGAAATTTATACAGGAACTACTTTAAAAAATGCATCTTATTATGGAACTTCATTTAATTACAAGGTTCATCATGACAATGTTGTTTCTATTATAGTTAAAGGTGATAATAGGGGCTTGTATACTGCAGGATGGTTTATAACTCCTTTGGGTTCTGTTAGTAAAGTTACCTCCCTTTTTGGAGATAATAAGCTTCCTGCAACTGTCGTGTCTAATGGTTGTTATGGAATTAATCATAGAATGCGAGATGTTAGCTATATTGGATTTGAAATTAATGGCACAAATTTACAAGGATTTAATAATTTTAAAAGTTTAGGTTTTAATTCATGGACTTGGCAATCTAATTCTTAA
- a CDS encoding type I restriction endonuclease subunit R, translated as MATQSEVALEESLIKKLADGGYQRVKIDDVTDLKRNFKSQLEKFNKITLEESEFNQILTFLDGGTVFDKAKKLRDRYALKREGEPVKYIQFLNKKDWCKNIFQVTNQITMEGKYKNRYDVTILINGLPLVQIELKKRGIELKKAFNQINRYQYHSFSGLFQYVQIFVISNGVNTRYYANNRNLSFKYSFYWKDKDNRNISNLDEFADTFLEKCHLSKMISKYIVLNETEKALMVLRAYQYYAVEAILDKALNTKQNGYVWHTTGSGKTLTSFKVSQLLSENENIDKIIFVVDRKDLDYQTTKEFNSFCNDSVDGTDNTRSLVKQLLGPNKLIITTIQKLTKAIVKHEKHLDNVKDKKVILMFDECHRSQFGDMHKKITGFFTNLQFFGFTGTPIFAVNANKNRTTRDIFGDKLHTYVIKDAIRDQNVLGFCVEYLNTIKSNVKIDIEVEDIDRKEVMDADVRIEKIVDFIIANHKRKTYNKEFNAILAVSSVNVLKKYYDTFKNKEHDLKIATIFSYDDNEEIQGDKHSRDKLDEYIADYNEIFGTNFSTNTFSQYYVDVSKRAKDKQIDILIVVNMFLTGFDNKFLNTLYVDKNLKYHSLIQAFSRTNRLLNEKKKHGNIVCFRNLKKFTDKAIQLYSDEDAAEIVLMKPYAVYVEEFNKILVELFELTSDVYDVDNLPSEVELKQFVQIFRALLRIITRLYIFTEFTFDDLDINEQDFEDFKSKYLDLYIESNSTEKVSILDDVDFEIELIRRDDINVAYILTLLKELDYNSPSFDKDKKFILDTMEKSHELRSKMELIERFINENIPEICNRETIESEFEDFIEKEKKQAINDLIEDEKLKEDITKGIIAEYEFSGKMRNDLIKNSFTEKMGLIEKRSKLKLIKEHIINLVDKFSW; from the coding sequence ATGGCTACACAAAGTGAAGTGGCTCTGGAAGAATCTTTGATCAAAAAACTCGCTGATGGTGGATATCAGCGTGTTAAAATTGATGATGTAACTGATCTTAAGAGAAATTTTAAAAGTCAACTGGAAAAATTCAATAAGATTACCTTGGAAGAAAGTGAATTTAATCAGATTTTAACCTTTTTAGATGGAGGAACTGTATTTGATAAAGCTAAAAAGCTTAGAGATAGATACGCTCTCAAAAGGGAAGGTGAACCTGTTAAATATATCCAATTTTTAAATAAAAAGGATTGGTGTAAGAATATTTTCCAAGTAACTAATCAAATTACAATGGAAGGGAAATATAAAAACCGATATGATGTAACCATTTTAATTAATGGTCTTCCTTTAGTTCAGATAGAACTCAAAAAAAGAGGTATTGAATTAAAAAAGGCTTTTAACCAGATTAATAGATATCAGTATCATTCATTTAGTGGACTTTTTCAATATGTTCAAATATTTGTTATAAGTAATGGTGTAAACACTCGTTACTATGCTAATAATAGAAATTTAAGCTTCAAGTATTCATTTTACTGGAAGGATAAAGATAATCGGAATATTTCTAATCTGGATGAATTTGCAGATACTTTCTTAGAGAAATGCCATCTCTCTAAAATGATTTCTAAATATATTGTTCTTAATGAAACAGAAAAAGCACTGATGGTTTTAAGGGCTTACCAGTATTATGCTGTGGAGGCAATATTAGATAAGGCTTTAAATACTAAACAGAACGGTTATGTATGGCATACCACTGGAAGTGGTAAAACTCTGACTTCTTTTAAAGTCAGCCAGTTGCTTTCTGAAAATGAAAATATTGATAAAATTATCTTTGTAGTGGATAGAAAGGATCTTGATTATCAGACAACAAAAGAGTTTAACAGTTTTTGCAATGATTCAGTTGATGGAACAGATAACACCCGTTCACTGGTAAAGCAGCTTTTAGGACCTAATAAACTAATAATTACCACTATCCAAAAACTTACAAAAGCCATTGTTAAACATGAAAAACATTTAGACAATGTAAAAGATAAAAAAGTTATTTTAATGTTTGATGAGTGCCATCGAAGCCAGTTTGGAGATATGCATAAAAAAATAACCGGGTTTTTTACTAATTTGCAGTTTTTTGGATTTACAGGAACTCCAATCTTTGCGGTGAATGCCAATAAAAATAGAACCACACGTGACATATTTGGGGATAAATTACATACGTATGTTATTAAAGATGCTATCAGAGACCAGAATGTTCTTGGATTTTGTGTGGAATACCTGAATACTATTAAAAGCAATGTCAAAATCGACATTGAAGTTGAAGACATCGACAGAAAAGAAGTAATGGATGCTGATGTCCGAATTGAAAAAATAGTTGATTTTATCATTGCTAATCATAAAAGAAAAACATATAATAAAGAATTCAATGCTATTTTGGCTGTTAGTTCTGTAAATGTACTCAAAAAATATTATGATACTTTTAAAAACAAGGAGCATGACCTGAAAATTGCCACTATCTTTTCTTATGATGATAATGAAGAAATTCAGGGAGATAAGCACTCTAGAGATAAATTAGATGAGTACATTGCTGATTACAATGAAATATTTGGAACCAACTTTTCCACAAATACTTTCAGCCAGTACTATGTGGATGTTTCCAAAAGAGCTAAAGACAAGCAAATTGACATATTAATAGTTGTTAACATGTTTTTAACAGGTTTTGATAATAAATTCCTTAACACTCTTTACGTGGATAAAAACTTGAAGTACCACAGCCTTATACAGGCATTTTCCAGAACTAACCGTTTGTTAAATGAGAAAAAGAAGCATGGAAATATTGTATGTTTCAGAAACCTTAAAAAGTTCACGGATAAAGCTATCCAGCTTTATTCCGATGAAGATGCCGCAGAAATTGTTTTAATGAAACCTTATGCTGTATATGTTGAAGAATTCAACAAGATTTTAGTAGAATTATTTGAATTAACTTCAGATGTTTATGACGTGGATAACCTTCCTTCTGAAGTAGAACTGAAACAATTTGTACAAATTTTCAGAGCACTACTGCGAATAATCACAAGGCTTTATATTTTTACAGAATTTACCTTTGATGATTTAGATATTAATGAACAGGACTTTGAAGACTTCAAGAGCAAATATTTAGACTTATACATTGAATCTAACTCTACTGAAAAAGTTTCTATATTAGATGACGTTGATTTTGAAATAGAACTCATACGACGAGACGACATCAATGTAGCCTATATTTTAACTCTTTTAAAAGAACTGGATTATAATAGCCCTTCCTTTGATAAGGATAAGAAATTCATTTTAGATACTATGGAAAAATCGCATGAGCTTCGAAGTAAAATGGAACTCATTGAACGGTTTATAAATGAAAATATTCCTGAAATTTGTAATAGAGAAACTATAGAATCTGAATTTGAAGATTTCATTGAAAAAGAAAAAAAACAGGCCATTAATGATTTGATCGAAGATGAAAAATTAAAAGAAGATATTACAAAAGGTATAATAGCAGAATATGAGTTTTCAGGTAAAATGAGAAATGACCTCATTAAAAATTCATTTACTGAAAAGATGGGGTTAATAGAGAAGCGATCTAAATTAAAATTAATTAAAGAACATATCATTAATTTAGTGGATAAATTCAGCTGGTAG
- a CDS encoding RipA family octameric membrane protein: MNKKDHGNDSHENLFEQYKLYVEMSNDVSKRRHQTNSFYISLSSALIALFSLITVKLGSINLEFISLLPIFGLLTCFIWFTHIKSYKKLNSAKFKVINEIEKDLPYQGFSKEWEILKNESYKGLTDIEKCVPLFIGILYIILLLYLNRANIHILLSLI; the protein is encoded by the coding sequence ATGAATAAAAAAGATCATGGGAATGATTCCCATGAAAATCTTTTTGAACAATATAAATTATATGTCGAAATGTCCAATGATGTTAGTAAAAGAAGGCATCAAACAAATAGTTTTTATATATCACTTTCATCAGCGTTAATTGCTTTGTTCTCCTTAATAACAGTTAAATTAGGTTCAATTAATCTGGAGTTTATTTCACTATTGCCTATTTTTGGATTATTAACATGTTTCATATGGTTCACCCATATTAAATCATATAAAAAACTTAATTCTGCTAAATTTAAGGTTATTAATGAAATAGAAAAAGATCTTCCTTATCAGGGCTTCAGTAAAGAGTGGGAAATCTTAAAAAATGAATCTTATAAAGGATTAACAGATATTGAAAAATGTGTGCCTCTTTTTATAGGAATTCTTTATATTATACTTCTATTGTACTTAAATAGGGCTAATATTCATATATTACTTTCTCTAATTTGA
- a CDS encoding DUF5655 domain-containing protein, protein MDRINKVDFKLEKDIQKLTEENLNEIFGLELVRTEFQLNNLRVDTLAFDSETNSFVIIEYKREKNFSVIDQGYAYLALLLNNKADFILEYNERREKFLRREDIDWSQSRVIFVSPQFTRYQQQAIEFKDLPIELWEISKYTNETILFNQLKSPDTSESINTVSSKSKAVQKVSTEVKKYSEEDHLDITSEELKELYLQLKERILELGDNIEIKPLKIYIAFKSTRNFVDIEFMKNTMKLWLNLKKGTLDDPKYMAKDVSSTGHHGNGDYEITLTPNDDLDYLMTLIKQSYKRNS, encoded by the coding sequence TTGGATAGAATAAACAAAGTTGATTTTAAATTAGAAAAAGATATACAAAAACTCACAGAAGAGAATTTAAACGAGATTTTTGGTTTAGAATTAGTGAGAACTGAATTCCAATTAAATAATTTAAGGGTAGATACCCTCGCTTTTGATAGTGAAACTAATTCTTTTGTAATTATTGAATATAAAAGAGAAAAGAACTTCAGCGTAATAGATCAAGGTTATGCTTATCTTGCTTTGCTTTTAAATAATAAAGCTGACTTTATTTTAGAATATAACGAGCGAAGAGAAAAGTTTTTAAGAAGAGAAGACATTGACTGGTCACAATCAAGAGTTATTTTTGTTTCACCTCAATTCACAAGATATCAGCAACAGGCAATCGAATTTAAAGATCTACCTATTGAATTATGGGAAATAAGTAAATATACAAATGAAACTATTCTTTTTAATCAATTAAAATCTCCAGATACAAGTGAATCCATAAATACAGTTAGTTCAAAGAGTAAAGCTGTTCAAAAAGTTAGTACCGAAGTGAAAAAATATAGTGAAGAAGACCATTTAGATATCACTTCTGAGGAATTAAAAGAATTATATTTGCAATTAAAAGAAAGAATTCTTGAGTTAGGAGATAACATTGAAATTAAGCCTTTAAAAATTTATATTGCATTTAAATCAACTAGAAATTTTGTTGATATTGAATTTATGAAAAATACAATGAAATTATGGCTTAATTTAAAAAAAGGAACTTTAGATGATCCAAAATATATGGCAAAAGATGTTTCAAGCACAGGGCATCATGGTAACGGGGATTATGAGATTACATTAACCCCTAATGATGATTTAGATTATTTAATGACTTTAATAAAGCAATCTTACAAAAGAAACTCATAA
- a CDS encoding TIR domain-containing protein yields the protein MPSLKTYRIFISHAWQYSSGYNRIVRMLNDASNFDWRNYSVPEHDPKHADDDDELEKALKNQMSPTHIVLVLAGMYVNHRKWIQKEIDIAQDYGKPIVGIKPWGNERTPAAVKDAADEMVNWQSSSIISAIRRNSL from the coding sequence ATGCCAAGTCTTAAAACATATAGAATATTTATAAGCCATGCATGGCAATACAGCTCGGGATATAATAGAATTGTTAGAATGTTGAATGATGCAAGTAACTTTGACTGGAGAAACTATAGTGTTCCAGAGCATGATCCAAAACATGCTGATGATGATGATGAGCTTGAGAAAGCACTTAAAAATCAAATGAGTCCAACACATATTGTTTTAGTTTTAGCAGGGATGTATGTAAACCACAGAAAATGGATTCAAAAGGAAATAGATATTGCACAAGATTATGGCAAACCTATTGTGGGTATCAAACCATGGGGTAATGAAAGAACCCCTGCTGCGGTAAAAGATGCTGCTGATGAGATGGTAAATTGGCAATCTAGTTCCATAATCTCCGCAATCAGGAGAAATTCATTATGA
- a CDS encoding type I restriction-modification system subunit M, protein MSDYQNKLESKLWAIADELRGNMDANEFKNYILGFIFYKYLSEKIELYLNKELEADGLTFNEAFENEDFKAEVEAEALENLGYFLEPKCLFQNLVVGAKNGDFIIENLGKALNKIGDSATGQESEEDFVNLFEDVDLQSSKLGKSEDDKNKLISKILLHLSEIDFKLEDKEKDILGDAYEYLISKFASSAGKKAGEFYTPQQVSKILAKIVTMGKKQLKSVYDPTCGSGSLLLRVSKEAEISDFYGQELNQTTYNLARMNMILHDIKFEDFDIQQGDSLENPQHIEKRPFEAVVANPPFSAKWSAAKYFLDDERFNAYGKLAPKSKADFAFVQHMIYHLDENGTMAVVLPHGVLFRGAAEGVIRKYLVEDKNYLDAVIGLPANIFYGTTIPTVILVFKKCREDDVDILFIDASKYFEKAKNQNMLKDEDVERIVNTYKNRKEIEKFSHLASKDEIRENDYNLNIPRYVDTFEEEETVELDAVIKELESLETEIKSIDQEIKKYCDELGIDAPIL, encoded by the coding sequence TTGTCAGACTATCAAAACAAACTAGAAAGCAAACTATGGGCCATTGCAGATGAATTAAGGGGCAATATGGACGCCAACGAATTCAAAAATTACATTTTAGGTTTTATTTTTTACAAATACTTATCTGAAAAGATAGAACTTTACTTAAACAAAGAACTGGAAGCAGACGGGTTAACTTTTAACGAAGCATTTGAAAATGAAGATTTCAAAGCCGAAGTAGAAGCTGAAGCCCTTGAAAATTTAGGTTATTTCTTAGAACCAAAATGCTTGTTCCAAAATTTAGTAGTTGGAGCTAAAAATGGTGATTTTATTATTGAAAACCTTGGAAAAGCATTGAATAAGATAGGTGATTCTGCAACAGGGCAGGAGAGTGAAGAAGACTTTGTTAATCTCTTTGAAGATGTTGATTTGCAATCATCTAAGCTTGGAAAAAGTGAAGACGATAAAAATAAGTTGATATCTAAAATTTTATTACATTTATCAGAAATTGATTTTAAACTTGAAGATAAAGAAAAAGATATTCTTGGAGATGCCTATGAATATTTAATCAGTAAATTTGCTTCAAGTGCAGGTAAAAAGGCGGGAGAATTTTATACTCCTCAGCAAGTCTCAAAAATACTTGCAAAAATCGTAACCATGGGCAAAAAACAGCTTAAATCAGTTTACGACCCTACTTGCGGTTCAGGTTCACTGCTTTTGAGGGTTTCCAAAGAAGCTGAAATATCAGATTTTTATGGTCAGGAACTAAATCAGACCACATACAACCTTGCACGGATGAATATGATTCTTCATGATATTAAATTTGAAGATTTTGACATTCAACAAGGTGATTCACTTGAAAATCCACAACATATAGAAAAAAGACCTTTTGAAGCAGTAGTAGCCAATCCTCCATTCTCTGCCAAATGGTCAGCAGCTAAATATTTCCTTGATGACGAACGTTTCAACGCCTATGGTAAATTAGCACCTAAATCCAAAGCGGATTTTGCATTTGTCCAACATATGATCTATCATCTGGATGAAAATGGAACAATGGCTGTTGTTCTACCTCATGGAGTATTATTTAGAGGTGCTGCTGAAGGTGTAATTAGAAAGTATCTTGTTGAAGATAAGAACTATCTAGATGCTGTGATTGGTTTACCTGCAAATATATTTTATGGAACCACTATTCCTACTGTAATCCTTGTTTTCAAGAAGTGCAGAGAAGATGATGTAGATATACTGTTTATCGATGCTTCCAAATACTTTGAAAAGGCTAAAAACCAGAATATGCTCAAAGATGAAGATGTTGAGAGAATAGTAAATACATATAAGAATAGGAAAGAGATTGAAAAGTTTTCTCATTTGGCTTCAAAGGATGAAATTAGAGAGAATGATTATAATTTAAATATCCCTCGATATGTGGATACTTTTGAGGAAGAAGAAACAGTTGAGCTTGATGCAGTAATTAAAGAACTTGAAAGCCTTGAAACAGAAATCAAATCTATAGATCAGGAAATCAAAAAATACTGTGATGAATTGGGCATTGATGCTCCAATATTATGA
- the hjc gene encoding Holliday junction resolvase Hjc, with amino-acid sequence MSTRLITISNMKKEGIKHEQELVKSFKENGFVACRFPASGASCPDLIAGDGDSIFVMEVKTTLNTLIKIRKKQIGTLNSFANGLKAKSFIAIKFINREDWRFLKIMDLKIHGKSYSIDYNTAMLQGIEFDQLISDEYQKRLI; translated from the coding sequence ATGAGCACCAGACTAATAACAATCAGTAATATGAAAAAAGAAGGCATTAAACATGAACAGGAGCTTGTAAAATCATTTAAAGAAAATGGTTTTGTAGCATGTCGTTTTCCCGCCTCTGGAGCTTCATGCCCTGATTTAATTGCAGGAGACGGAGATTCTATTTTTGTCATGGAAGTTAAAACTACTCTAAATACTCTAATTAAGATTAGAAAAAAACAAATAGGCACCTTAAACAGCTTCGCCAATGGGTTAAAAGCTAAATCTTTTATTGCGATTAAATTTATCAATCGTGAAGATTGGAGATTCTTAAAGATCATGGATCTTAAAATTCATGGAAAATCATATTCTATTGATTATAACACAGCCATGCTTCAAGGAATAGAATTTGATCAACTAATTTCAGATGAATACCAAAAAAGGCTGATTTAA